Within Lactobacillus amylovorus DSM 20531, the genomic segment GCAGTATCGCCATTTGGATTAAATTGTTCCCACCATTGGTTTATCCAGTTCCAGACGGTACGCCAGGAATTTTAGCACCATTGATGGGAACAGGAGGTAATGTCGTAGCTTTAATTTATACGATTTTCATTTTAATAGTAGATGTCTTAATCTATGTACCTTTTGTTAAGTTAGATAATCAAGTAGCTAATAAATACGAGGCAAGTTTAAAATGAGAAAATATAAAAGATGGCTTTACCCAATATTGATTTTAGTGGCAACTATTGTTTGTGCGATTCCGGCCGCAGTTTATGCTAATCAAAATGCTAATAAATTACAGATGCGGCGTGATTCACGCATGTCACCAGTAATTATGATTCCAGGGAGTTCTGCTTCAGTAAATCGTTTTGATACTTTGGTGCAAAAAATCAATCAAAGAGATCGTGAAAACCATAGTTTGCTTAAAGTCTATTTTAAAGAAAATGGCCAGATGATTTTTACTGGAAGAATTAGACGTAACGACAATGAACCATTTATTGTTGTCGGCTTCCAGAATAATCATGATGGCTATAGCAATATTAAGAAGCAAGCCCGCTGGTTTAATATGGCTTTTAATGAACTGAAGCGGCGCTATAATTTCAATAACTTCAAGGCAGTAGGGCACTCCAATGGTGGTTTGATTTATACTGCATTTTTGGAAAATTACTTTAATACTACAAGTAATCGTTTGATCAGAATCAAGGTTTTGATGACAATCGGTTCACCATATAACTTTGCGGAAACGTCAAA encodes:
- a CDS encoding alpha/beta hydrolase, which translates into the protein MRKYKRWLYPILILVATIVCAIPAAVYANQNANKLQMRRDSRMSPVIMIPGSSASVNRFDTLVQKINQRDRENHSLLKVYFKENGQMIFTGRIRRNDNEPFIVVGFQNNHDGYSNIKKQARWFNMAFNELKRRYNFNNFKAVGHSNGGLIYTAFLENYFNTTSNRLIRIKVLMTIGSPYNFAETSNRPTQMLKDFIKNRKKLPSYLTMYSVAGTKNYVADGIVPVSSVEAGKYIYQGAVKHYTQITVTGRLAQHSELPQNNQVLQLIEEYVLNNNHRGRGPAPRN